The following nucleotide sequence is from Aythya fuligula isolate bAytFul2 chromosome 22, bAytFul2.pri, whole genome shotgun sequence.
GGGGAGAAATGGACCACGACCAGCACGCTGACAGTCCTCGCCTACGGGCCCAATTCAACAGCCAGCTGCCTCGTTCACCACAAAGCATTAAAAGAAGAGAAGCTGGCTGTGCCTTTCCGCTTTGAGGACCTCCCTGGGACAGGTACTGCAGCGCTCTGAGCAGCAGCTATCTCATTTTAGCACGCAAGTGGTTATGCAGATACGCGTGCAAAGCTGAACGCTGTGCTCTACTGCCCCGTGTGTGAAATCTATTTTTACATGAGAGGGCTATCTGGGGCAAATGAGGAACTCCAAACTAAGGTTTTATGGTTTTCTTGttgatgtttgctttttttttttttttttctctgcttcctaactaccttaaaaatcattaaaattaaaccaTAGCAGCTCAGATGAGCAGCAGGGCTAAGTTCCCCAGTGTTGCTGCTAGAATTCTGGTAGTGTTTGCCCTAGAGCTTTAAAGGTAATGCAGAGTGTATGTTCTCAAAAAGCTCTGAGCTTCCCATGTCCTCTGTGTTTTAGATACATCCACATGGAAAGCTAGAAGGGTGTAAACACTGCAAATTAACACTGAATCTGCTTTTAATTCTCAGAGCAGTTTGCCTTCTGCCCATTTACTTGTCTTTAGGATGGGTCTAATTATTCTTACTTTGCTCCTCATTAGATTGCTTGATTCTACAAATGCTTACAAAGTGCTCTGAAAGTtgtactgttgttttttttttcagtgacaaacACATATCCTGCATCAACTGCACAAGAGGTGGTTACACAAGTCCCTGAGCATGAGCAGCCTACAGGTATTGTCTTCCTCTAATTAATATACAGGTCAGATAAGCACAGCATCCATCACAGAAAATGCTGTACAGTGTCTTTCCGTAGAGCTTGGGCTGCAAAAGAACAGCACTGAGGAAGATTTTGCTCAGCATTCAgacctgctctgtttttttttccccccagcgACTGCAACAGAGTCAGATCTTGACGACAGTACAGACTTCTCCCCAAGCTACCCACAACATAATGGTATGagttttactttcattttttactcATTTCACGGTGCTAAATATATTCAGACAGGGAAACTGAAGGTGGGAAGGGAGGACTGTAAATCTAACCACAGCTCAAGACAGGGGACCCAAACAGCCCAGGCACGAAGAACACCACAGCAGTTTTCATTTGGGATTGGGCTGAACAGCAATGTGTGACATGTGATGTTTATCTTGTGTTTGGGAATTTTCCTCTAGACTCCGATCAGCCAACCATCCCTTCTGCAGTACCAGAGAATCCAGCAGTTCTCAGCTCAGCATCAACTACAACCCAGCAAAACCTCCAGCCAGCTGTCACATCTACTTGTAAGTTTGGACTTAATCACATGAATTTATCAAACCAGGACAGAAATGCCACCAGGAATGTCATTATATTACCATCTTGCACACAACATAAAACAGCAGTTCCTGCCTGTGAGCAGAGCCTCTGTTTTACAGCCATAAAAGCAGACAAACTCTCTCGTTAGATGCAGAAGAATTACATCAGGGTTGGCAGCAGCCAGACTGGCCAAGCGTTCTCGTGATGTGTCAGAAAAGCAAGGCAGGAGCTGAAGCTGGGATTTCTCTGGGTGGCTGCACTAGGTGGCACTGTGCAACAAAGATTATCAGTGCATATAAATGGCTGCAAATTGAATTTATTGTACTGGAGAACTGTTTCCAACAGAAGAATAAGGAGCTCCACTGTGCAAACTGGTTGACCAAAACCCACCAAAGTGGGCACCTGCTTAGTGTTATAGGCCAAGCAGTGAAAAGTCAACAGACTGTTTTAGAAAGGCATGATCcctttgtttatatttgtttaaaagtgCTGTATCAGTGTCTGCAAACTTCACAGAATGGCTACATCCTGTTGATAATCAGCTCTATTAACATTGAGAGGGAGCATAAATCTTTCAGCACGATGTGCTTACGTAGCtgataaggaagaaaatctcttATCAATGTAAAGTTTTGGCAAACACTGCGTGTCTTATCCTTTTGGTCTTACAAATCATAGTAAATTACACAAAGATATATTATATTATCCATGTGTGTAAGAAACTCAGAGCTCacctctctgcttctgcagggccCGAAGCAacatcagctgcagcaggagaggaagaacTGTCTGGTGCCCCGAGTCACCATGTCCCAAACGGTACGTTACAGCATCAGATGTGGGGTGGTGAATCACAGGACAGTGATTCTCACACTGGGTGACTGCACCTCTGCGAGCTAGGACAGCAAAAGATAATCTGAGATGAATACAAGAAAAGAATctgctttaagaaaaaggaTAGCTGCATGTTCTTGTATTTCAAGTGAACTAAGGGGCAGGGAAAgcctaaaaaaaattacaaaaattcaAAGCTCACGCGCCTGTGAGTCTGTAAAATTGGAAGTATTCGGTACAGTACTCCAAGGATTTTATGTTCATAAAGCTTAAGTGGTctttatcttttaaagaaatgcagtgtCAAGGAAGTGAGCATGGTGCTTTAAGTCAAGGGCTCCAGAAGCCTTTCTGCTGCATTACCAGGTGCCCTGCCcttcagagctgctggaaaaataaagatttctcaAGCATCCCTTTGCCCTTCAGAGAAacactgttctttttctttctccaggcaCTGACACAGCATCCAATGGCACAGTCACAGAAGACGAACTTCCCAGGACAGAAGCCTCACCCCCAAGTGAAAACATAACTCAGATTTCCATCATCACCTTCGGTAAGCTCTCATAAATACTCTTCAGTGACAACTTCCAAACATGCCACAGGCTTTCTAACATCAAGCTGACTCTCTCTGACCAGGTATCCACCTCCAAACCTAGTGTCAGTACACCAGGGTAATGCTAACTTGCAATCTTGAGGAAAGACCACAGAAACACAACCATTTCTACCATCTagaaaaaaagctacattttaCCAAATTCTCTGAGTTCaaacagttttgcttgtttatacACCAGGGAAAATATTAACCTCATATCTTAAAACTCAGGCCAGTAAGGTGAAATCTGCACTCCCCCCATGTTCACCTGGCCTTGTCCATGAGACATCATTCTTGCTTTAATCACCAGAAACTCCCAGAAAGCTCTTTAACAACACAAACATACATCTGCCTCTTTTCCAGAGCAAGATCTGCTATCCGAAGGCATCCAAAGGGAGAAGGATGTCCTGCTGCCAAGCTTGGTGGCTGTTCTGATTTTCGTGTTGCTCATCATTGTTGTGCTTTTTATGAGGAAGCTGAAAAAAGCTCATGGTGTGTGGAAGAGAGGTGAGTGATGGCACTGTCTGAGTTACTGATAAcgctgttatttttttttttatattttttttttgaggacactgctcctccagccctctggtTAAACACCCTTCTAGAGACAGCGACTGTGGCTTGGTGCAAACAGCTGCTGAAGAGTCCCTGCAGCTGATGGCCTGGGGCCAAGCTTCAGCCGCCACAAGTTGTCACATAACTAAATTGTTTTCTTAAGCATCTCTTTTGTGAACGACCAGGATAATTGCACTCttattttctaacttctctTTGAAAGACTAGGATTGTTATGCTCAAGGCAGAGAGTGAGGAAGAGTCATGGAAAAAGTCTCAGTGtttaattacatttgttttctgcacagaaaatgaTAATTCAGAGCAGACGCTGGAGAGTTATAAATCCAAATCTAACGAAGAAAGTCCAGGCCATGAGAAGAACGAACAAGGTAAAAAGTTTCAACCAATATAAATTAATTCCTGTCAGAGCATTGGTACCAACCACTGCAGAAGCAAATCACTGTCCACCTTTTTTTTGTACAGAGATATTTGCAAATTGGACATTCTAAACCTGAATATTGTAAAGCCAAGGCTTTCATCACCTGAAGTCTTCCACCTCATAGTTACCTCTATCATAGCTTCACCTTTGATACAGAAccgtaaaaaaataaaatcatggcTTTTCATTTGATAGTTCAGACTGGATAATCACAATGGTTTTATCTAGTTTCTAAATTCAATCTACTGAAATGCCATTAAAGATACTATGAGTGGTTTATACGGGGAATTCAACTATTGTTAAACAGTCCTGAATATGCTGGGTCGTTCATTGTTTTATAACACGATGAAATAGCACGTATTTCAGGCTGGTAAAATCAGTAATAAACGAgtaataaatgtgtatttatctTTCAGTAATAAATGTGTGTTTATCTTCCAGCTGTCAATCAGAAGTCCAACGTGCAGTACGTAACAGAAGGATATGTGGAAAAACCACAGAAGAAtccaggagagaaaaacatcaCAATAGCTGAGAAACTCTTTACATGTGGAAGGGAAACAGATGTATAGCAACGTGGTCCTTCtggcaaacacacagaaacaccactgttttttaatatttatcttAGAGCATTCACAAATCAGTATGATGTCAGGGAGCAGGAGTACAAGCGACTATCCTCAATCCCAGAGCCAGTCTGGACTCTTTTCCTCTACACAGTAGGACTGGCACTCCTATCTACCTATGAGCAATGAACACTCTGATTTAGCTGTAGCTCTCAGAGGATTTAATTGACCACTGCCAGAATTATGGGTCATTAATCCACCCTAATTGCTATTAGGGTCCTTGCAAGGAAGTACACAGTTAGTCCTGGGGACCACAGGATATGGAGATATTCCTGCAACACTTCTGCCACTCTGCAAGCACAGGGCTGAAGAGGAAACCCTGGGAGATGCAAACCAACTGGGACTTCTATGAACTCATCCTGACAGCCAGATGTGGCCATCCAGTTCTAGCAAACCAAGCAGGAAAGCATCCTGATGTCTAAGGTATTAAGCTAAACAGTTGTCCcccttggaagtcttcaaatgAGGGGTTGGCAAAGGTGAAGAGGAAGGACAGTGTTTCACCTGGGACACCCCAAATGCAACGAGGATGACACTTGCCTGTGAGGGAGCAAGCTGAGAGCATCGCCACGATGTTTCATCTGCAGAGAGCCCTGCGATGacaagaaatcttttcttttgcaggagCCTCATACTGGGGTTCTGTACCGTAAGATcaactttctgaaacaaaggaaatttgCATTCCTCTATAGcagaaagctgtatttatttttcttggaaaagatGATTATTTCTTATCACAAGTGAGAAAAACGCTGAAAACTCTTTCTGAATACTGGATTAAATAAATGCTCTTGAAACGAATGCTGGaactaatttcatttttatgtggaAAGTGTCCCCATTTTTGACATGGGTTTAACACAGCTATCACCACAACACTGCCAGTCCACGGCCTGTTGCAACAGTGGTTTAACCATCCCATTTGAATTCCTTTCCATTCAGCCAAGCCACAAGGAAATATAAAACACCCTAAGTGTTTGTAAACTCAGCTTGTAGGGTTTGTGTGGTGATGGCAGGTGTTCATGGACAAACAGACTCGGTAACCCCAAATGTTTCCTATAAAACCGAGGGCCCTGGCAGCTGCCCAGCCTCACGGCTCTCTCCAGCCCAGACCTGGCAGCCACCTGTGGACCCTGCAGGGGGTTAAGAAGCGGTTTTAAGTGTGCACAACCCCTTTAAATGTATTAAACGTGTGGAAAATTGTACCTAAAATCTATATAATCCATACATAGGGGCCCCTAAAAACATGTGTAACCTGTGTGTCATCTGGGGAGGCCTAAACCCACCTTCAGCTGCGTATTTGCTTCCACCTGCCCTCGCTGGGCACTGTACCAGCCCTCTAAGGCTTCCATGCCTGTCATCTGCCCTGAATTTGGGCTCAAACCCTGCCACTTTGGTGCTGTGCGGGTGTCGGGGAGGAGGGCCGAGCAGCACCGCCCGCCGCCCACGACGGCGTTTTGAACGCTCCCGCCTCCAAGAGCGGCTCGTGAAGCACCGGGAGAGCTCAAACCCTGTGACAACCACCCggcctgcagcctgcagggccGCCAGGGACACCACGG
It contains:
- the CRTAM gene encoding cytotoxic and regulatory T-cell molecule, which encodes MNFTTALHIVALLLTQGDFAEAGGETITLQEGEDLNLSCTLGGSNSSIRQWLNPRGFTIFLDTKWGLRDQRYKLIHYSKDELSIRLSNVTVHDEGVYKCFYYGTPFKVKTTTVKVLAAPSKPVLEASQDTERGITLSCSTRGSKPRPQITWLLDNGIQLPGDTMHKLEASGEKWTTTSTLTVLAYGPNSTASCLVHHKALKEEKLAVPFRFEDLPGTVTNTYPASTAQEVVTQVPEHEQPTATATESDLDDSTDFSPSYPQHNGPEATSAAAGEEELSGAPSHHVPNGTDTASNGTVTEDELPRTEASPPSENITQISIITFEQDLLSEGIQREKDVLLPSLVAVLIFVLLIIVVLFMRKLKKAHGVWKRENDNSEQTLESYKSKSNEESPGHEKNEQAVNQKSNVQYVTEGYVEKPQKNPGEKNITIAEKLFTCGRETDV